Proteins found in one Canis lupus baileyi chromosome 26, mCanLup2.hap1, whole genome shotgun sequence genomic segment:
- the SNX5 gene encoding sorting nexin-5 isoform X1, translating to MQKLGEGEGSMTKEEFAKMKQELEAEYLAVFKKTVSSHEVFLQRLSSHPVLSKDRNFHVFLEYDQDLSVRRKNTKEMFGGFFKSVVKSADEVLFSGVKEVDDFFEQEKNFLINYYNRIKDSCAKADKMTRSHKNVADDYIHTAACLHSLALEEPTVIKKYLLKVAELFEKLRKVESRVSSDEDLKLTELLRYYMLNIEAAKDLLYRRTKALTDYENSNKALDKARLKSKDVKLAESHQQECCQKFEQLSESAKEELINFKRKRVAAFRKNLIEMSELEIKHARNNVSLLQSCIDLFKNN from the exons ATGCAGAAGTTGGGAGAGGGTGAAGGATCTATGACCAAAGAAGAATTTGCTAAGATGAAGCAAGAGCTGGAAGC TGAGTATCTTGCGGTCTTTAAGAAGACTGTATCTTCCCATGAAGTCTTTCTGCAGCGGCTCTCTTCTCACCCTGTTCTCAGTAAAGATCGCAACTTCCATGTGTTCCTGGAATATGATCAGGAT ctAAGTGTTAGGCGGAAAAATACCAAAGAGATGTTTGGTGGCTTTTTCAAAAGTGTGGTGAAAAGTGCGGATGAGGTCCTTTTTTCTGGAGTTAAG gaGGTAGATGACTTCTTTGAGCAAGAGAAGAATTTCCTCATTAACTATTATAATAGGATCAAGGATTCATGTGCAAAAGCTGACAAAATGACTCGATCTCATAAAA ATGTTGCAGATGACTATATCCACACTGCAGCCTGCCTGCATAGCCTGGCTTTAGAAGAGCCAACAGTCATCAAAAA GTACCTATTGAAGGTTGCTGAGCTATTTGAAAAACTTAGG aaagtagAAAGTCGAGTCTCCTCAGATGAAGACTTAAAGCTGACAGAGCTTCTCCGATACTATATGCTCAACATAGAGGCTGCTAAG GATCTCTTATATAGACGCACCAAAGCCCTCACAGACTATGAGAACTCAAATAAAGCCTTGGATAAGGCCCGGTTGAAAAGCAAAGATGTCAAGTTGGCTGAGTCACATCAGCAGGAATGCTGCCAGAAATTTGAACAGCTTTCTGAATCTGCGAAAGAAG AACTAATCAATTTCAAACGAAAGAGAGTGGCAGCATTTagaaagaatctaattgaaatgtcTGAACTGGAAATAAAGCATGCCAGG aaCAATGTCTCCCTCCTGCAGAGCTGCATTGACTTGTTCAAGAACAACTGA